A genomic region of uncultured Roseibium sp. contains the following coding sequences:
- a CDS encoding ABC transporter permease subunit, which produces MMDQINTPLTDNEAEAARIYTEERRKNIAEFVRTNPEYYIENFDKIGASSRFTATFNMMAGLFGPVWFGARGLWSWALPFLIIETLAIVQIARGLFGDLAAEARERIASIEGTLELRREQLAAAIESGSDKADVYRRTVDSLEASIGGIRAEADALAEQGIWIALAGVVLLMIAKLVQAVSANWALEKRFSEWLSDNSIRSGMPVSQIAFSAVFMAVIVLASVLHYSFPGRFSLLDAFPTNPEFRIVSIEGVEAFFAFCVANGEALFDAITYCIRLLLDALELVFVSTPWIVVASLIILLTWLTAGIRTAIWSGAFLAYMGLLGFWDKAMTTLALLGTAACLSIVIGIPLGMFAARRPRFYAFIQPIMDFMQTMPAFVFMIPVIAFFGTGKPAAVVTTMIFGGTPVVRLTVLGLRGVPESVREAAIAFGANKWYLLTRVDLPLASPSIRAGINQTIMLSLAMVVVASLIGAKGLGEDVLEALQYANVGQGILAGFSILFCAMILDRIVQGARK; this is translated from the coding sequence ATGATGGACCAGATAAACACGCCCCTGACCGACAACGAAGCGGAAGCGGCCCGGATCTACACCGAGGAACGCCGCAAGAACATCGCCGAGTTCGTGCGCACGAACCCGGAATACTACATCGAAAACTTCGACAAGATCGGCGCGAGCTCCCGCTTTACCGCAACCTTCAACATGATGGCCGGGCTGTTCGGACCGGTCTGGTTCGGCGCCCGCGGCCTGTGGTCCTGGGCGCTGCCGTTCCTGATCATCGAGACACTGGCAATCGTCCAGATCGCGCGGGGGCTCTTTGGTGATCTTGCGGCAGAGGCCAGGGAGCGGATCGCCTCGATCGAGGGAACACTCGAACTGCGCCGCGAGCAGCTTGCCGCCGCCATCGAAAGCGGATCCGACAAGGCTGACGTCTACCGGAGAACGGTGGACTCGCTGGAAGCAAGCATCGGCGGGATCCGGGCCGAAGCGGACGCTCTCGCCGAACAGGGCATCTGGATCGCGCTGGCCGGAGTGGTGCTACTCATGATCGCCAAACTTGTCCAGGCCGTCTCCGCGAACTGGGCACTGGAGAAACGGTTCTCCGAGTGGCTCTCCGACAATTCCATCCGCTCGGGCATGCCGGTCTCGCAGATCGCGTTCAGCGCCGTGTTCATGGCCGTCATCGTGCTTGCGTCCGTTCTGCACTACAGCTTCCCGGGACGGTTCTCGCTGCTTGATGCATTCCCGACCAATCCGGAATTCCGGATCGTGAGCATCGAGGGCGTAGAGGCGTTCTTCGCCTTCTGTGTCGCCAACGGGGAAGCACTGTTCGATGCGATCACCTATTGCATCCGGTTGCTGCTGGATGCGCTTGAGCTGGTCTTCGTCAGCACGCCGTGGATCGTCGTCGCCAGCCTGATCATCCTCCTGACCTGGCTGACGGCAGGTATCCGGACCGCCATCTGGTCAGGTGCGTTCCTGGCCTATATGGGCCTGCTCGGGTTCTGGGACAAAGCGATGACGACGCTGGCGCTGCTGGGCACCGCAGCCTGCCTTTCGATTGTCATCGGCATCCCGCTCGGCATGTTCGCGGCGCGGCGACCGCGGTTCTACGCCTTCATCCAGCCGATCATGGATTTCATGCAGACCATGCCGGCCTTCGTCTTCATGATCCCGGTCATCGCCTTTTTCGGCACCGGCAAACCCGCCGCGGTCGTCACGACCATGATCTTCGGCGGCACGCCGGTCGTCCGCCTGACGGTGCTGGGCCTGCGCGGTGTCCCGGAAAGCGTGCGCGAGGCGGCGATCGCTTTCGGTGCCAACAAATGGTACCTCCTGACGCGGGTCGATCTGCCTCTCGCCAGCCCGTCGATCCGCGCCGGGATCAACCAGACGATCATGCTGTCCCTGGCGATGGTTGTGGTCGCCTCCCTGATCGGTGCCAAGGGTCTGGGCGAAGACGTTCTCGAAGCCCTGCAATACGCCAATGTCGGACAGGGCATTCTCGCAGGCTTCTCGATCCTGTTCTGCGCCATGATCCTCGACCGGATCGTGCAGGGTGCCCGTAAATGA
- a CDS encoding glycine betaine/L-proline ABC transporter ATP-binding protein yields MSDETVIEISNVWKIFGTDPKAALSAILEEGLTKAEVLARYNAVVGVADVSLHVNRGEIFCIMGLSGSGKSTLVRHFNRLLEPTAGKILIEGTDVMALGTRDLQTFRNRKIGMVFQNFALMPHRSVLDNVAMPLEIREVSKNERMRQAAAFLEIVELGAWGSKYAHELSGGMQQRVGLARALAANPDVLLMDEPFSALDPLIRRQLQDEFIRLSQILKKTTVFITHDLDEAVRIGDRIAIMRDGRVVQIGTAEDIVMHPADDYVADFVAGISRLKVVRAHAVMQPLADYTGANGPVPEGAPRVGESETLSTLINMAIDTGDAIIVEDNGADVGVITRENILRTVIEGTEVS; encoded by the coding sequence ATGAGTGATGAGACCGTCATCGAGATCTCCAATGTCTGGAAAATCTTCGGCACCGACCCGAAGGCTGCACTGAGCGCCATCCTGGAAGAAGGGCTGACCAAGGCAGAGGTTCTTGCCCGATACAATGCCGTGGTCGGCGTTGCCGATGTCAGCCTGCACGTCAATCGCGGCGAAATTTTCTGCATCATGGGCCTGTCGGGCAGCGGCAAGTCCACGCTGGTCCGTCATTTCAACCGTCTCCTTGAGCCGACCGCCGGCAAGATCCTGATCGAGGGAACGGATGTGATGGCGCTCGGCACAAGGGACCTTCAGACCTTCCGCAACCGCAAGATCGGCATGGTGTTCCAGAATTTCGCGCTGATGCCGCACCGGTCCGTTCTGGACAATGTCGCCATGCCACTCGAAATCCGCGAAGTTTCCAAGAACGAACGCATGCGCCAGGCAGCGGCGTTTCTCGAAATCGTCGAGTTGGGCGCCTGGGGGTCGAAATACGCGCATGAATTGTCCGGCGGCATGCAGCAGCGTGTCGGCCTTGCCCGCGCACTTGCGGCCAATCCGGATGTCCTGCTCATGGACGAACCGTTCAGCGCCCTCGACCCGCTGATCCGGCGCCAACTGCAGGACGAGTTCATCCGGCTCAGCCAGATCCTCAAGAAGACAACCGTCTTCATCACGCATGACCTCGACGAAGCGGTACGCATCGGCGACCGCATCGCGATCATGCGCGACGGACGGGTCGTACAGATCGGCACCGCCGAGGACATCGTGATGCATCCGGCCGATGACTATGTCGCCGACTTCGTCGCCGGAATCTCGCGGCTGAAGGTTGTCCGGGCTCATGCGGTGATGCAGCCGCTGGCGGATTATACCGGTGCAAACGGCCCCGTTCCGGAGGGCGCGCCGCGTGTCGGCGAAAGCGAAACACTCAGCACGCTCATCAACATGGCGATCGACACGGGCGATGCCATCATCGTCGAGGACAACGGTGCCGATGTCGGCGTGATCACGCGGGAAAACATCCTGAGAACCGTTATTGAGGGGACCGAGGTATCATGA
- a CDS encoding glycine betaine ABC transporter substrate-binding protein, giving the protein MKSSLKCLTVATAMSVFAVPAFAAEEVKIGVPSWTGAQAIAHLLAAVVEMRIGGKAEMVPGNNATIFQAMDQGKGDIDVHPDVWLPNQESFTKKYVDGAGTVTLSSNPYEGNQGFCVSKDFGEANNITDIADLGRPDVAEKMDSDGNGKGEMWIGAPGWASANVNEVKVRDYGLMDFIEPVRAEESVKTARVKDSIAKGEGYAFYCYKPHAIWYMFDVEMLSEPTYDPAKYVMVQPSDDADWFEKSNVETKDALKKVQIAWSNSLADRSPAIAEFFSKFSLTSDDVSGFAFEISGNGKDPADVAREWVEANPDRVDAWLGL; this is encoded by the coding sequence ATGAAATCAAGTCTTAAGTGTCTTACCGTCGCAACCGCGATGAGCGTCTTTGCCGTTCCCGCATTTGCGGCCGAGGAAGTGAAGATCGGCGTTCCGTCCTGGACCGGCGCTCAGGCAATCGCGCACCTGCTGGCCGCGGTTGTCGAAATGCGCATCGGCGGCAAGGCGGAAATGGTTCCGGGCAACAACGCAACGATTTTCCAGGCCATGGACCAGGGCAAGGGCGACATTGACGTCCATCCCGACGTCTGGCTGCCGAACCAGGAAAGCTTCACCAAGAAGTATGTCGACGGAGCCGGTACGGTGACCCTCTCGTCCAACCCCTATGAAGGCAATCAGGGCTTCTGCGTCTCCAAGGATTTCGGCGAAGCCAACAACATCACCGATATTGCCGATCTCGGCCGTCCGGACGTTGCCGAGAAGATGGACAGCGACGGCAACGGCAAGGGCGAAATGTGGATCGGCGCACCCGGATGGGCATCGGCAAATGTCAACGAGGTCAAGGTGCGCGACTACGGTCTGATGGACTTCATCGAACCGGTCCGCGCCGAGGAAAGCGTCAAGACCGCACGCGTCAAGGACAGTATCGCCAAGGGCGAGGGCTATGCCTTCTACTGCTACAAGCCGCACGCGATCTGGTACATGTTCGACGTCGAGATGCTGAGCGAGCCGACATATGACCCGGCAAAATACGTGATGGTCCAGCCGTCCGACGATGCCGACTGGTTCGAAAAGTCCAATGTCGAAACCAAGGATGCGCTGAAGAAGGTCCAGATCGCCTGGTCCAATTCCCTTGCGGATCGCTCCCCGGCCATTGCCGAGTTCTTTTCCAAGTTCTCGCTGACCTCCGATGACGTCAGCGGTTTCGCCTTCGAGATCAGCGGGAACGGCAAGGATCCGGCAGATGTTGCGCGTGAGTGGGTCGAAGCGAACCCGGATCGCGTCGATGCCTGGCTCGGGCTCTGA
- a CDS encoding D-cysteine desulfhydrase, translated as MSVEKLKSNATTRIEFNRFPRVDLCHQPTPIEEMPRLGALLGGPKLHIKRDDCTGLATGGNKTRKLEFLMGEALREGADMIVTQGAVQSNHVRQSAAAACKLGMKCHVLLERRVPDRDESYEKTGNVFLDKLFGTTFEFRPNGLDMNAEAIAVTEGLRNAGHKPYFIPGGGSNATGALGYANCAQEIVDQSVQSGLHFQWLVMGTGSSGTQAGLVAGFHILEYDLPVMGISVRQPKERQTGAVLATTQKTLAHLGGPEIAPDKILVDDGYVGEGYGIPAPSTLEAIRLTARQEGILLDPVYSAKGMAGLIGLVRSGFFKPEDNVLFLHTGGSTSLFAYEDQISEDLA; from the coding sequence ATGTCCGTTGAAAAACTAAAGTCGAACGCAACAACGCGGATCGAATTCAACCGGTTCCCGAGGGTGGATTTGTGTCATCAGCCGACGCCCATTGAAGAAATGCCGCGCCTCGGCGCGCTTCTGGGCGGACCCAAGCTCCACATCAAACGCGATGACTGCACGGGACTTGCGACGGGCGGCAACAAGACGCGCAAGCTCGAGTTCCTGATGGGCGAAGCGCTGCGCGAGGGCGCCGACATGATCGTCACCCAGGGCGCGGTCCAGTCCAACCATGTGCGCCAGTCCGCGGCAGCAGCCTGCAAGCTGGGCATGAAGTGCCACGTTCTGCTTGAAAGACGCGTGCCCGACCGGGACGAAAGCTATGAGAAGACCGGCAATGTCTTCCTAGACAAGCTTTTCGGAACGACGTTCGAGTTCCGTCCAAACGGGCTCGACATGAATGCCGAGGCGATCGCGGTTACAGAGGGTCTCCGGAACGCCGGACATAAGCCCTATTTCATCCCCGGAGGCGGCTCCAATGCCACCGGCGCACTCGGTTATGCGAACTGCGCGCAGGAGATCGTCGACCAGTCGGTCCAGAGCGGCCTCCATTTCCAGTGGCTGGTCATGGGAACGGGCAGTTCCGGCACCCAGGCCGGGCTCGTCGCGGGTTTCCACATTCTGGAGTATGATCTGCCGGTGATGGGGATCAGCGTGCGCCAGCCGAAGGAACGGCAGACCGGCGCCGTTCTTGCCACGACGCAGAAAACGCTGGCGCATCTGGGAGGACCTGAAATCGCACCGGACAAGATCCTGGTCGATGACGGTTATGTCGGCGAAGGCTACGGTATCCCGGCTCCTTCCACACTTGAAGCAATCCGGTTGACGGCACGTCAGGAAGGCATTCTTCTTGATCCCGTCTATTCGGCAAAGGGCATGGCCGGCCTGATCGGTCTTGTCCGCAGCGGTTTTTTCAAACCGGAGGACAATGTCCTGTTTTTGCATACCGGGGGATCAACGTCCCTGTTTGCCTATGAAGATCAGATTTCCGAGGACCTGGCGTAA
- a CDS encoding LysR family transcriptional regulator, whose protein sequence is MDIYLFRDLSRLHKTGNFSQAADLSNLSQSAFSRRIRSLESWIGVTLVDRSRQPVRLTAAGLQMLEAGQQALDRIEQERSQILEAQSLPDKYVVTFGAQHSIGWRFYPAWLQDFEESFGPILSRLRADDLPNCMRDLKNGDVDFVIAYESRHIRYNGQEAGAARGRSEDADALTIGYDSLIPVSKPQSDGTPLFSFSADKIEMPFLRFGEDAPIARHLEPLFKAEGLGDRLRIVYENSMAGALRIRARDGMGVAWLPRSLVAPDMKAGILVQTGAPDWEVPLEIRLFRHRPHSNRVTRAIWSFLQTRQSGDLMVDA, encoded by the coding sequence ATGGATATCTATCTGTTCCGGGACCTGTCCCGTCTGCACAAGACAGGCAACTTTTCCCAGGCGGCGGACCTGAGCAACCTGAGCCAGTCTGCCTTCAGCCGGCGGATCAGGTCCCTGGAAAGCTGGATCGGCGTGACGCTTGTCGACCGGTCGCGGCAGCCGGTCCGTCTCACGGCCGCCGGGCTGCAGATGCTTGAGGCCGGGCAGCAGGCCCTGGACAGGATCGAGCAGGAACGCAGTCAGATCCTCGAGGCGCAATCGCTGCCCGACAAGTATGTCGTGACCTTCGGTGCGCAGCATTCGATCGGATGGCGCTTCTATCCGGCCTGGTTGCAGGATTTCGAGGAAAGTTTCGGCCCCATCCTTTCTCGCCTGAGAGCGGACGATCTTCCCAATTGCATGCGCGACCTCAAGAACGGCGACGTCGATTTCGTCATTGCATATGAGAGCCGTCACATTCGCTACAATGGACAGGAAGCGGGCGCTGCCAGGGGCAGGAGCGAAGACGCCGACGCACTCACGATCGGCTATGACAGCCTGATCCCCGTCTCCAAGCCTCAGTCGGACGGCACGCCCCTGTTCAGTTTCAGTGCGGACAAGATCGAGATGCCATTCCTGAGATTCGGCGAGGACGCGCCGATCGCGCGCCATCTGGAGCCCCTGTTCAAAGCCGAGGGATTGGGTGACCGGCTCCGGATCGTCTACGAGAATTCCATGGCAGGTGCGCTTCGCATCCGCGCGCGTGACGGCATGGGGGTGGCCTGGCTGCCACGAAGCCTCGTTGCGCCGGACATGAAGGCCGGCATTCTCGTGCAGACCGGCGCGCCGGACTGGGAAGTGCCGCTTGAAATCAGGCTGTTCCGGCACAGGCCGCATTCAAACCGCGTCACCAGGGCGATTTGGTCCTTTCTTCAGACGAGGCAGTCCGGGGATCTGATGGTCGACGCCTGA
- a CDS encoding MarR family transcriptional regulator gives MAQAPGKFVSSYLLYLLAASSEAASHQFHARVREMGLRVPEWRVLACLFDQDGLMITQLARFSLMEQSRMTRIVDQMEKRGLVARRSDEGDGRRVRVYLTEEGQSLSAELVAEAQDHETRLLSALSPADAERIKPSLVRLLEALDSSLISNE, from the coding sequence TTGGCACAGGCACCGGGAAAATTCGTTTCTTCATACCTGCTCTATCTGCTGGCAGCCTCGAGCGAGGCGGCCAGCCATCAATTCCATGCGCGCGTGCGCGAGATGGGGCTACGTGTGCCGGAGTGGCGCGTCCTAGCCTGTTTGTTCGACCAGGACGGATTGATGATCACCCAATTGGCGCGCTTCTCGCTCATGGAGCAGTCGCGCATGACACGCATCGTCGATCAGATGGAAAAGCGCGGACTGGTTGCCAGGAGAAGCGACGAGGGCGATGGGCGCCGGGTCCGGGTCTATCTCACCGAAGAAGGCCAGTCTTTGAGCGCGGAGCTTGTCGCGGAAGCGCAGGATCATGAGACGAGACTGCTGTCGGCCCTCAGCCCGGCTGATGCGGAGCGGATCAAACCGTCGCTGGTCCGGCTTCTGGAAGCTCTGGACTCGTCTCTGATTTCGAACGAATAA
- a CDS encoding PDR/VanB family oxidoreductase, which yields MKLVLESVEKETDLISVFRFAAADGSALPAYEPGTHVDFDLGPAGTRSYSLIDWPQASGTFDVAVQREDEGQGGSKAMHGLAAGQELSASGPKNDFPLAGNPGFSLLLAGGIGITPLISMATRLQQDGLPFELHYAARTASRMGFADSLRAAFGAAVNLYLDDAEPIDLAALLKAQPGGTDVYICGPKGMIDAARSAASDAGIPDGSVHVELFTSPEQRDGDTSFEVEVHETGQVVTVAPGQTIIEALEEAGLDVIYDCQRGDCGICQTDVISGEPDHRDVVLSDAEKASGKVMQICVSRARSARLVLDL from the coding sequence GTGAAACTTGTTCTTGAAAGCGTGGAGAAGGAAACGGATCTGATCTCCGTCTTCAGGTTCGCGGCGGCGGACGGGTCTGCGCTGCCCGCTTACGAACCAGGCACACATGTCGATTTCGATCTCGGGCCGGCAGGGACCCGTTCCTATTCCCTGATTGACTGGCCGCAGGCGTCCGGCACGTTTGACGTCGCCGTGCAGCGCGAAGACGAAGGCCAGGGCGGTTCGAAAGCCATGCACGGCCTTGCTGCCGGACAGGAACTGTCCGCAAGCGGGCCGAAGAACGACTTCCCGCTTGCCGGAAATCCCGGTTTTTCGCTCTTGCTGGCCGGCGGCATCGGCATCACGCCGCTGATCTCGATGGCAACGCGCCTTCAACAGGACGGCTTGCCCTTCGAGTTGCACTACGCGGCCCGCACCGCGTCCAGAATGGGCTTCGCCGACAGTTTGAGGGCGGCGTTCGGGGCGGCCGTCAATCTCTATTTGGACGATGCAGAACCGATCGACCTCGCCGCACTGCTCAAGGCCCAGCCCGGTGGGACGGATGTTTACATATGCGGCCCGAAAGGCATGATCGACGCGGCACGCAGTGCGGCGTCGGATGCCGGAATTCCCGATGGTTCGGTTCACGTCGAGCTTTTCACATCGCCGGAACAGCGAGACGGTGACACGTCGTTCGAAGTGGAGGTTCACGAAACCGGACAGGTCGTGACCGTCGCTCCTGGCCAGACGATCATCGAGGCCCTCGAAGAGGCTGGTCTCGACGTCATATATGATTGCCAGCGCGGCGATTGCGGCATTTGCCAGACGGACGTGATCAGCGGTGAGCCCGATCACCGTGATGTGGTGCTGTCGGATGCGGAAAAGGCATCCGGCAAGGTCATGCAGATCTGCGTCAGCCGGGCAAGGTCCGCCCGCCTGGTGCTTGATCTGTAA
- a CDS encoding aromatic ring-hydroxylating dioxygenase subunit alpha, with protein sequence MRTASEITALFTGPQVHRDVYTSPEIYRLEMAHLFTNTWVFVGHESQTPKKGDYFTTQVGDQPVIQVRHSDGEIYVLFNRCPHKGTKIAIDREGNTGKFFRCPYHAWSFKTNGCLLAIPLKKGYEDTGFENSESAKGMTPVGAVRNYRGFVFARLAPEGIGFEDYFGGSLSSIDNMVDRSPEGRLEIAGPPLRYMHKCNWKMLVENQTDTCHPMVAHESSAGTAVNIWKEMGNPEPRPPAMEIIAPFMSPYEFFEKMGIRTWPNGHGHTGVHHSIHSDYSAIPGYFESLCEAYGEDRAKAILDENRHNTVYFPNIMIKGPIQQLRNFIPLGPDKTLVESYIYRLVGAPDQLLARTAMYNRMINAPTSIVGHDDLEMYERAQEGLMTNGMEWVNVQRLRTGDEDFAEEAVENGTTERQMRNQFDAWVKFMTVSMEDA encoded by the coding sequence ATGCGGACAGCCAGCGAGATAACCGCCCTTTTCACCGGGCCCCAGGTGCACCGGGACGTTTACACCAGTCCGGAGATCTACCGGCTGGAAATGGCGCATCTCTTCACGAACACCTGGGTGTTCGTCGGTCACGAAAGCCAGACGCCCAAAAAAGGCGACTACTTCACGACTCAGGTCGGCGATCAGCCCGTCATTCAGGTCCGGCATTCGGATGGCGAAATTTATGTCCTGTTCAACCGGTGCCCGCACAAGGGCACCAAGATCGCCATCGACCGGGAAGGCAACACCGGCAAGTTCTTCCGCTGTCCCTACCATGCCTGGTCGTTCAAGACGAATGGCTGCCTTCTCGCGATCCCGCTGAAGAAGGGCTACGAGGATACGGGCTTTGAGAACAGCGAAAGCGCGAAGGGCATGACGCCGGTCGGGGCCGTGCGCAACTATCGCGGTTTCGTGTTTGCAAGGCTCGCACCTGAGGGTATCGGTTTTGAAGACTATTTCGGAGGAAGCCTGAGTTCGATCGACAACATGGTCGACCGGTCTCCGGAAGGGCGCCTGGAGATTGCCGGGCCGCCCCTGCGCTACATGCACAAATGCAATTGGAAGATGCTCGTCGAAAACCAGACGGACACCTGCCATCCGATGGTTGCCCATGAGAGTTCTGCCGGAACCGCGGTCAACATCTGGAAGGAGATGGGCAACCCGGAGCCACGTCCGCCGGCAATGGAAATCATCGCCCCCTTCATGTCGCCCTACGAGTTCTTTGAAAAGATGGGGATCCGCACCTGGCCGAACGGCCACGGCCATACCGGCGTTCACCATTCCATTCATTCCGACTACTCCGCGATCCCCGGCTATTTCGAGTCCCTGTGCGAGGCCTATGGCGAGGACCGCGCCAAGGCGATCCTGGACGAGAACCGGCACAACACGGTCTATTTCCCGAACATCATGATCAAGGGGCCGATCCAGCAGCTTCGGAACTTCATTCCGCTCGGGCCGGACAAGACCCTCGTGGAGAGTTACATCTACCGGCTCGTCGGAGCCCCGGATCAGCTGCTGGCGCGCACGGCCATGTACAATCGCATGATCAACGCGCCGACATCCATTGTCGGGCACGACGATCTGGAAATGTATGAACGGGCGCAGGAAGGCCTGATGACGAACGGCATGGAGTGGGTCAACGTCCAGAGGCTCAGGACCGGAGACGAGGACTTTGCCGAGGAGGCCGTCGAAAACGGCACCACCGAGCGCCAGATGCGCAACCAGTTCGATGCCTGGGTGAAGTTCATGACAGTCTCGATGGAGGACGCGTGA
- a CDS encoding aromatic-ring-hydroxylating dioxygenase subunit beta — protein MPVSREQVIDFIYDEARMLDEGRYDEWLSLWLENGHYWMPLDYKQTDPHLVTSLLYEDMFMLRLRVERLNGARTFSQKPKSRCHHVIQRPFIDEMSEDRVVTNTSMHYVETRLDEQFLLALTAVHELAVVDGAIRIANKRVDILNSDAAFGNIQLLP, from the coding sequence ATGCCGGTTTCACGGGAACAGGTCATCGACTTCATTTATGACGAGGCGCGCATGCTCGACGAGGGCCGCTATGACGAATGGCTGTCCCTCTGGCTCGAGAACGGCCACTACTGGATGCCGCTCGACTACAAGCAGACCGATCCGCACCTGGTGACGTCATTGCTCTACGAGGACATGTTCATGCTGCGGCTGCGGGTCGAGCGGCTGAACGGCGCCAGGACTTTCAGCCAGAAGCCCAAGAGCCGCTGCCACCATGTCATCCAGCGTCCCTTTATCGACGAGATGAGCGAAGACCGCGTCGTGACCAACACCTCGATGCACTATGTCGAAACCCGCCTCGACGAGCAGTTCCTGCTGGCCCTGACCGCGGTCCACGAGCTTGCGGTCGTGGATGGTGCGATCAGGATCGCGAACAAGCGGGTCGACATCCTGAACAGCGACGCTGCGTTCGGAAACATCCAGCTTCTGCCGTGA
- a CDS encoding thioesterase family protein → MEIPFKTKRMLNFGDCDISGTAYFPSYLNILNGVNEEFWLELGYPWHKIIWEERWGTPTVHISSDFSSPSFFGEELEFEVTVQRVGRSSVTIHHEISCKGQKRWSSTQVLAASNLDEHTSIPWPDDVKAALLACIPEAD, encoded by the coding sequence TTGGAAATACCGTTCAAAACCAAACGCATGCTCAATTTCGGCGACTGCGACATCTCCGGGACCGCCTATTTTCCGTCCTATCTGAATATCCTCAACGGCGTGAACGAGGAGTTCTGGCTGGAACTCGGCTACCCCTGGCACAAGATCATCTGGGAAGAGCGCTGGGGGACGCCGACGGTCCATATCTCCAGCGACTTCTCAAGCCCGTCCTTCTTCGGCGAAGAGCTCGAATTCGAGGTCACGGTGCAACGTGTCGGCCGGTCGTCGGTCACCATTCATCATGAAATCAGCTGCAAGGGTCAGAAACGCTGGTCGAGCACGCAGGTGCTGGCGGCCAGCAACCTGGATGAACACACATCCATCCCCTGGCCGGATGATGTGAAGGCAGCGCTGCTGGCATGTATCCCTGAAGCAGACTGA
- a CDS encoding TRAP transporter substrate-binding protein translates to MKSLIRIAGATAVSLCLSVSALSAETVLKISSWLPPTHGINTEIFAGLIDMMEKSTDGEVSGELVFGLAPPPAQMDLILDGAADIAIIFHGYQPGRFVATKLIELPGYEGSAEAASVAYWRVHEEHLDKLDEHRGVKVISLNTHGPGQIHSSKDVASLADMDGLKTRIGGGVAGDVGAALGLIGINVPAPKVYETLDSGAADAVAMNVGERVGFKLNEVAKNLYDMPGGLYRGSFAIIMSQEKFDSLPEEVQKALDENVFGEPASRMAGAAWDKSDKIAYEATNSAEGTKITPASEDDVAAFEKIAGEVKAKVLAELTEAGLDAEAAYEMVKKEMAGN, encoded by the coding sequence ATGAAGTCGCTTATCAGGATCGCAGGTGCCACGGCTGTTTCGCTCTGCCTGAGCGTATCTGCGCTTTCGGCTGAAACTGTTCTGAAAATTTCAAGCTGGCTGCCGCCCACGCACGGCATCAACACGGAAATCTTCGCTGGCCTCATCGACATGATGGAAAAGTCGACAGACGGCGAGGTCTCCGGTGAACTGGTCTTCGGTCTGGCGCCGCCGCCAGCCCAGATGGACCTGATCCTTGATGGCGCCGCAGACATTGCCATCATCTTCCACGGCTATCAGCCCGGCCGGTTCGTGGCGACGAAGCTGATCGAACTTCCCGGTTACGAAGGCAGCGCCGAGGCAGCCTCCGTCGCTTACTGGCGCGTGCACGAGGAACATCTCGACAAGCTCGACGAACACCGGGGTGTGAAGGTTATCTCTCTCAACACGCACGGTCCCGGTCAGATCCATTCGAGCAAGGACGTCGCAAGCCTTGCCGACATGGACGGCCTGAAGACCCGCATCGGCGGCGGTGTTGCCGGTGATGTCGGAGCCGCGCTGGGCCTCATCGGCATCAACGTGCCCGCGCCCAAGGTCTATGAGACGCTCGATTCCGGGGCGGCGGATGCCGTTGCCATGAATGTCGGCGAACGGGTCGGTTTCAAGCTGAACGAGGTTGCCAAGAACCTCTACGATATGCCCGGCGGGCTCTATCGCGGTTCGTTCGCGATCATCATGAGTCAGGAAAAGTTCGACAGCCTGCCCGAGGAAGTTCAGAAGGCGCTCGATGAGAACGTCTTCGGTGAACCGGCGAGCCGCATGGCCGGCGCTGCCTGGGACAAGTCCGACAAGATCGCCTATGAAGCGACCAACAGCGCTGAAGGCACCAAGATCACGCCTGCGAGCGAGGACGACGTCGCTGCGTTCGAGAAGATCGCTGGCGAAGTCAAGGCCAAGGTGCTGGCGGAACTGACGGAAGCCGGTCTTGACGCCGAAGCGGCCTATGAAATGGTCAAGAAGGAAATGGCGGGCAACTGA